From the Actinomycetota bacterium genome, the window CGGGGAGATGTGCTGCCACGCGTGCTGTGGGACGGGCTCGGCACGTCGTTCCAGTTCGGTCGCGGCGGCAGTCAGGTAGCGCGTGTTCCATACCACGATGGCGTTGATGACCAAGCTGAGGGCCGAGGCCCGGTTGAGCTGGGCTTCGGAGCCTCGGTCCCCGAACCGCCCTTGGCGGCCGTAGAAGATCGCGCGCGCCATGGCGTGGATGCTCTCCTGGCGGTTAAGGCCGACTAAGACCCGTCGGCGGAGCCGCTCGTCGTCGACGAAGGCGAGGATGTGGCGGGTCTTTGCTAGCCGGCCCAGCCCCTCCGTGTCAAGCTCTCGTGGGACAAGCTCCAGGCCGATAATGAACGAGTCTGAGGGCGAGATGGGACACGGGAACAATGACAACCAACGCGTCCGTGGCCAACGGCCACACTGGGGGCATGGACCACGAGGATGACGTCGAGGTCCCCGCGCGGGCACGACGCCGTAGCTACACCGCGAAGTACAAGCAGGAGATCCTGGCCGAGTACGAGCAGCTGGATCGCGACGGCAAGGGCGCGCTGCTGCGCCGCGAGGGGCTGTACACGTCGCTGATCTCCGAGTGGCGCAAGCAGCGTGACCGTGGGGCGCTCGAGGCGCTGTCGGCCAAGCGAGGCCGCCCGCCCGTCGATCCCAAGGACCGCGAGATCGCCCGGCTCAAGGCCCACACCGAACGGCTCGAGCGTGAGCTGGAACGCACCCGCAAGGTGGTGGAGGTCCAGGGAAAACTCTCCGCGCTCTTGGAGGAACTCGCGACCGAGAGCCGCAACGACGCGAGCGAGCGCGACAGATGATCGACGACGCGATCGACGAGCTGAC encodes:
- a CDS encoding transposase, with the protein product MSLFPCPISPSDSFIIGLELVPRELDTEGLGRLAKTRHILAFVDDERLRRRVLVGLNRQESIHAMARAIFYGRQGRFGDRGSEAQLNRASALSLVINAIVVWNTRYLTAAATELERRAEPVPQHAWQHISPLIWQHVHLVGTYSFDEPTIEGELRPLRNDVMKITTPADLKDLP